A portion of the Nitratidesulfovibrio termitidis HI1 genome contains these proteins:
- a CDS encoding bifunctional heptose 7-phosphate kinase/heptose 1-phosphate adenyltransferase yields the protein MVNYSINGAALGALVSRLAGARVCVVGDVMIDEYLVGDAQRISPEAPVPVISVSEDRHLVGGAGNVAKNIRTLGGVPRLVSVCGNGPRSALLRRVLRDEGVHAAFVEIPGRPTTLKTRVIARQQQMLRIDREETSPIGGQHLEELLRLVDAASADCNVVIVSDYGKGVVTGAFMDGLEALWERRGTRPAVLVDPKTPNFHLYRNVFMPTPNAKETSEGAHLPTGTREEILAAGRAIFDTLHCQHLLTTLGPKGMALFEAADKVWHIPTTARSVFDVTGAGDTVIATVALALAAGVDLLESCVLANYAAGIVVGQVGAASVLPDELREAIATLPVPHVDRWA from the coding sequence ATGGTCAACTACAGCATCAATGGCGCTGCCCTCGGCGCGCTGGTGTCCCGGCTTGCGGGCGCCCGCGTGTGCGTGGTGGGCGACGTGATGATCGACGAATACCTGGTGGGCGACGCGCAACGCATTTCGCCCGAAGCCCCCGTGCCCGTCATCAGCGTGTCCGAGGACCGGCATCTGGTGGGCGGTGCGGGCAACGTTGCCAAGAACATCCGTACCCTGGGCGGCGTGCCGCGCCTGGTCAGCGTATGCGGCAACGGGCCGCGATCCGCGCTGCTGCGTCGGGTGCTGCGTGACGAGGGAGTGCACGCCGCGTTCGTGGAAATTCCGGGGCGACCCACGACGCTCAAGACTCGTGTCATAGCCCGGCAGCAGCAGATGTTGCGCATCGACCGCGAGGAAACCAGCCCCATCGGCGGGCAGCATCTGGAAGAATTGCTGCGGCTGGTGGATGCTGCAAGCGCCGATTGCAACGTTGTCATCGTGTCCGACTATGGCAAGGGCGTGGTGACCGGTGCGTTCATGGACGGCCTGGAAGCGCTGTGGGAGCGGCGCGGGACGCGCCCCGCCGTGTTGGTGGACCCCAAGACTCCCAATTTCCACCTGTACCGCAACGTGTTCATGCCCACGCCCAACGCCAAGGAAACCAGCGAAGGCGCACACCTGCCCACTGGCACGCGCGAGGAAATCCTGGCTGCCGGGCGCGCCATTTTCGACACGCTGCACTGCCAGCATCTGCTGACAACCCTTGGCCCCAAGGGCATGGCCCTGTTCGAGGCGGCAGACAAGGTCTGGCACATCCCCACCACCGCGCGCAGCGTGTTCGACGTGACCGGCGCCGGGGATACGGTGATTGCCACGGTGGCACTTGCCCTGGCCGCAGGGGTGGATTTGTTGGAAAGCTGCGTGCTGGCCAACTACGCTGCGGGCATTGTGGTAGGGCAGGTTGGGGCGGCATCGGTGCTGCCGGATGAACTGCGCGAGGCCATTGCCACCCTGCCGGTGCCGCATGTGGACCGCTGGGCCTGA
- a CDS encoding ParB/RepB/Spo0J family partition protein, which translates to MAGPSRGLGRGLDALFKGYQEQPKPSDIRTLPLRALRPNPGQPRKMFTEAALEELAASIRSQGVLQPLLVRPIPGTEGQAEGAPQAYEIVAGERRWRASQMAGLREVPVLIRELTDQETLAVALIENLQREDLNPMEEALAMQELREQFGLSQEDLAQKLGKSRPAVANTLRLLHLPEAAREDLREARLSAGHARALLTVTDPEPQDTLRRRILSDRLSVREAEAAAAHWRDRGALPEPLAVPPKREEPRPVRPSHRVAPAMRSLQGRLHEALSLRVSVSGTEDKGKITLNFESPEQLAQLLSRLGLEQQ; encoded by the coding sequence ATGGCAGGACCTTCGCGCGGATTAGGCAGGGGACTCGATGCCCTGTTCAAGGGATATCAGGAACAGCCCAAGCCCTCGGACATCCGCACGCTGCCCCTGCGCGCGCTGCGCCCCAACCCCGGCCAGCCCCGCAAGATGTTCACGGAAGCGGCGCTGGAAGAGCTGGCCGCCTCCATCCGCAGCCAGGGCGTGTTGCAGCCCCTGCTGGTTCGGCCCATCCCGGGTACGGAAGGGCAGGCCGAGGGTGCCCCCCAGGCCTACGAGATCGTGGCGGGCGAGCGCCGCTGGCGGGCCAGCCAGATGGCCGGGCTGCGCGAAGTGCCCGTGCTCATCCGCGAACTGACCGACCAGGAAACGCTTGCCGTCGCGCTTATCGAAAACTTGCAGCGCGAGGACCTGAACCCCATGGAAGAGGCGCTGGCCATGCAGGAACTGCGCGAGCAGTTCGGCCTGAGCCAGGAAGATCTGGCCCAGAAGCTGGGCAAGAGCCGTCCTGCCGTGGCCAACACCTTGCGCTTGCTGCACCTGCCGGAAGCCGCCCGCGAAGACCTGCGCGAGGCGCGTCTTTCCGCCGGGCATGCCCGTGCCCTGTTGACGGTTACCGACCCGGAGCCGCAGGACACCCTGCGTCGCCGCATCCTGTCGGACAGGCTTTCGGTGCGCGAGGCTGAAGCAGCTGCCGCCCATTGGCGGGACCGCGGCGCCCTGCCAGAGCCGCTGGCCGTGCCTCCCAAGCGTGAGGAGCCTCGCCCCGTTCGTCCGTCGCATCGCGTAGCCCCGGCCATGCGCAGCCTGCAAGGCCGCCTGCACGAGGCGTTGAGCCTGCGCGTATCGGTAAGCGGCACGGAAGACAAGGGCAAGATCACCCTCAATTTCGAATCGCCCGAGCAGCTTGCGCAGCTGCTGTCGCGGCTTGGTCTGGAGCAGCAGTAG
- a CDS encoding ParA family protein, whose translation MARIIAVANQKGGVGKTTSSLNLAASLAIMEKKVLLVDCDPQANSTSGLGIDQEEVRHNLYSVFFQPDEVVEAIYPTQTPYLSILPSTTDLVALELELVDKMAREYYLADLLKPLDSRFDYIILDCPPSLGLITLNALCAARELLIPLQCEFFALEGIVKLLQTYEQVKKRLNPGLSLLGVVLTMYDVRNKLSRQVKNEVRKCFPDHLFETVIPRNVRLSEAPSHGKSIIHYDIKSKGAESYLALAKEVVLRRPQRREGQGG comes from the coding sequence GTGGCACGAATCATCGCAGTCGCCAACCAGAAGGGCGGCGTGGGCAAGACCACCTCTTCGCTCAACCTTGCCGCATCTCTCGCCATCATGGAAAAAAAGGTGCTGCTGGTCGACTGCGACCCGCAGGCCAACTCCACCAGCGGTCTCGGCATCGACCAGGAGGAAGTGCGTCACAACCTCTACTCGGTGTTCTTCCAGCCCGATGAGGTGGTAGAGGCCATCTACCCCACCCAGACGCCGTACCTTTCCATCCTGCCTTCCACTACCGACCTGGTGGCGCTGGAGCTGGAACTGGTGGACAAGATGGCGCGGGAATACTACCTGGCCGACCTGCTGAAGCCGCTGGACTCCCGGTTCGACTACATCATACTTGACTGCCCGCCGTCGCTGGGGCTGATCACCCTGAACGCACTGTGCGCCGCGCGCGAGTTGCTGATACCTCTGCAGTGCGAATTCTTCGCGCTGGAAGGCATCGTCAAGCTGCTGCAGACGTACGAGCAGGTGAAGAAGCGGCTGAACCCCGGCCTGTCGCTGCTGGGGGTGGTGCTGACCATGTATGACGTGCGCAACAAGCTGTCGCGCCAGGTGAAGAACGAGGTGCGCAAGTGCTTCCCGGATCACCTGTTCGAAACGGTCATTCCGCGCAACGTGCGCCTGTCGGAGGCGCCCAGCCACGGCAAGTCCATCATCCACTACGACATCAAGTCCAAGGGGGCGGAATCGTATCTGGCGCTGGCCAAGGAAGTGGTGCTGCGCAGGCCGCAGCGACGCGAAGGGCAGGGCGGGTAG
- a CDS encoding NAD-dependent epimerase, with translation MHILVTGAAGFIGYHLSRRFLEAGHTVVGLDCLNDYYDVQLKKDRLKQLEPYPGFVFAQLDMADDAGMDALFAEQKFTHVVNLAAQAGVRYSLKNPRSYVQSNLVGFGNILEGCRHNGVQHLVYASSSSVYGLNTAMPFSVHHNVDHPISLYAASKKANELMAHTYSHLYRLPTTGLRFFTVYGPWGRPDMALYLFTRAILEGKPINVFNEGRMRRDFTYIDDIVEGVVRVTERTPQPNPEWRGDAPDPSTSPAPYRIYNIGNNNAVELGRFIEILEDCLGRTAVRNLMPMQPGDVEATYADVDDLIRDTGFKPHTPLEQGIEAFVRWFRDYYKM, from the coding sequence ATGCATATTCTCGTTACCGGCGCTGCCGGGTTCATCGGGTATCATCTTTCCCGCCGTTTTCTGGAGGCCGGGCACACCGTGGTGGGCCTGGACTGCCTGAACGACTACTACGACGTGCAGCTGAAGAAAGACCGCCTGAAGCAGTTGGAACCGTATCCGGGCTTTGTCTTCGCCCAGCTGGATATGGCCGATGATGCGGGCATGGATGCCCTGTTTGCCGAACAGAAGTTCACCCATGTGGTCAATCTGGCGGCTCAGGCCGGTGTGCGCTATTCGCTCAAGAATCCTCGTTCGTACGTGCAGTCCAACCTGGTGGGCTTCGGCAACATTCTGGAAGGCTGCCGCCACAATGGCGTGCAGCACCTTGTGTATGCCTCTTCCAGTTCCGTCTACGGGCTGAACACGGCCATGCCGTTCAGCGTGCACCACAACGTGGACCATCCCATCAGCCTGTACGCCGCCTCCAAGAAAGCCAACGAGCTGATGGCCCACACGTACAGCCACCTGTACCGCCTGCCCACCACCGGGTTGCGTTTCTTTACGGTTTACGGGCCGTGGGGCAGGCCGGACATGGCCCTGTACCTGTTCACCAGGGCCATTCTGGAAGGCAAGCCCATCAACGTGTTCAACGAAGGGCGCATGCGCCGGGACTTCACCTACATCGACGACATCGTGGAAGGTGTTGTGCGCGTGACGGAACGCACCCCGCAGCCCAACCCGGAATGGCGGGGCGACGCGCCGGACCCCTCCACCAGCCCGGCCCCGTACCGCATCTACAACATCGGCAACAACAATGCCGTCGAGCTTGGCCGGTTCATAGAGATTCTGGAAGACTGCCTTGGCCGCACGGCCGTGCGCAACCTGATGCCCATGCAGCCCGGCGACGTGGAGGCCACCTACGCCGATGTGGACGACCTGATCCGCGATACGGGCTTCAAGCCGCATACGCCCCTGGAGCAGGGCATAGAAGCCTTCGTGCGCTGGTTCCGCGACTACTACAAGATGTAG
- a CDS encoding slipin family protein yields MFEFTSFLAPVAALAVLVLVASLKVLNEYERAVLFRLGRLIRPKGPGLIIVIPVIDRMVRVGMRVLTMDVPNQDVITRDNVSIQVNAVVYFRVVDPVKAINEVEDYLYATSQLAQTTLRSVCGGVELDDLLAHRDKVNQDIKALLDTQTEEWGIAVQSVELKHIDLPQEMQRAMAKQAEAERERRAKVISAEGEFQAADKLAQAASIIALHPEALQLRYLQTIREMASESSSTVLPIPLDLLRGLLPKG; encoded by the coding sequence ATGTTCGAGTTCACTTCCTTTCTTGCCCCTGTCGCCGCGCTGGCCGTGTTGGTGCTGGTGGCGTCGCTGAAGGTGCTCAACGAGTATGAGCGGGCCGTGCTTTTCCGTCTGGGGCGGCTCATCCGGCCCAAGGGCCCCGGGCTGATCATCGTCATCCCGGTCATCGACCGCATGGTGCGGGTGGGCATGCGCGTGCTGACCATGGACGTGCCCAATCAGGACGTTATCACCCGCGATAACGTGTCCATCCAGGTCAACGCCGTGGTCTACTTTCGGGTTGTGGACCCGGTGAAGGCCATCAACGAGGTGGAAGACTATCTGTACGCCACCTCGCAACTGGCCCAGACCACCTTGCGCAGCGTGTGCGGCGGCGTGGAACTGGACGACCTGCTGGCCCACCGCGACAAGGTCAATCAGGACATCAAGGCGCTGCTGGACACCCAGACCGAAGAGTGGGGCATAGCCGTGCAGTCGGTGGAATTGAAGCACATCGACCTGCCGCAGGAAATGCAGCGGGCCATGGCCAAGCAGGCAGAGGCCGAGCGCGAGCGCCGGGCCAAGGTCATCAGCGCAGAGGGCGAATTCCAGGCCGCGGACAAGCTGGCCCAGGCGGCGTCCATCATCGCGTTGCACCCCGAGGCGCTGCAACTGCGCTATCTGCAAACCATCCGCGAGATGGCTTCGGAAAGCTCCTCCACGGTGTTGCCCATTCCGCTCGACCTGCTGCGCGGGCTGTTGCCCAAGGGGTAG
- the coaBC gene encoding bifunctional phosphopantothenoylcysteine decarboxylase/phosphopantothenate--cysteine ligase CoaBC: MDAHLAFTRFTGRRLHLGVCGSIAAYKAPDFVRMWRDAGMDVGVTLTDAARRFIAPLTFAALGASPVFTTMFAGGQPGGETAASPLSPDDDVFGHLMPGQSAHAFVIAPASASTMARLAHGLADDMLSAQALAFPGPLVIAPAMNPKMWANAATQENVATLRRRGHVVVEPGCGRTACMEEGQGRLADPRDVYLHGLRAASPQDMHGKHVLVTLGPTREQWDGVRYWTNPSSGAMGAAVAVALWLRGAEVQAVCGPGTPWLPAGIHRHDVTGARQMFDAADAAWDAMHAGVFTAAVADFSPVPLGAEKFKKADAQDGFSVAFTPNPDILATLGKRKRAGQTVVGFAAETSGLAESMARKLASKNADMIVGNLVGGADAGFGSATNRVTVLAQGAQPEEWPVLPKPDVAWRIVDWLVRR; encoded by the coding sequence ATGGACGCGCATCTCGCCTTTACCCGCTTCACAGGCCGCAGGCTCCATCTTGGGGTCTGCGGTTCCATTGCGGCCTACAAGGCTCCCGACTTCGTGCGCATGTGGCGCGATGCGGGCATGGACGTTGGCGTCACCCTTACCGATGCCGCCCGGCGCTTCATCGCGCCGCTGACCTTCGCGGCGCTGGGGGCCTCGCCGGTGTTCACCACCATGTTCGCGGGCGGGCAGCCCGGAGGTGAAACCGCCGCGTCACCCCTTTCACCAGACGACGACGTGTTCGGGCACCTCATGCCCGGCCAGTCGGCGCATGCCTTCGTCATTGCCCCGGCCAGCGCATCCACCATGGCCCGCCTTGCGCACGGCCTTGCGGACGACATGCTTTCGGCACAGGCGTTGGCCTTTCCCGGCCCGCTGGTCATCGCACCGGCAATGAACCCCAAAATGTGGGCCAATGCCGCCACGCAGGAAAATGTGGCCACCCTGCGCCGCCGGGGTCATGTGGTGGTGGAACCCGGCTGCGGGCGCACCGCGTGCATGGAAGAAGGGCAGGGCAGGCTGGCCGACCCGCGCGATGTGTACCTGCACGGTTTGCGCGCCGCATCCCCGCAGGACATGCACGGCAAGCACGTGCTGGTCACCCTTGGCCCCACGCGCGAACAGTGGGACGGCGTGCGCTACTGGACCAATCCTTCCAGCGGCGCCATGGGCGCGGCCGTGGCCGTGGCCCTGTGGCTGCGCGGGGCAGAGGTGCAGGCCGTGTGCGGCCCCGGCACGCCGTGGCTGCCTGCGGGCATCCACAGGCATGATGTGACCGGCGCGCGGCAGATGTTCGACGCTGCCGACGCGGCGTGGGATGCCATGCACGCAGGCGTGTTCACCGCTGCCGTGGCCGATTTCAGCCCCGTGCCGCTAGGTGCGGAAAAATTCAAGAAGGCCGACGCGCAGGACGGCTTCAGCGTGGCCTTCACGCCCAACCCGGACATTCTGGCAACCCTTGGCAAGCGCAAGCGTGCCGGGCAGACTGTTGTGGGCTTTGCCGCCGAAACGTCCGGCCTTGCGGAAAGCATGGCCCGCAAGCTGGCATCCAAGAACGCGGACATGATCGTGGGTAACCTTGTGGGCGGCGCGGATGCCGGGTTCGGTTCCGCAACCAACCGCGTCACCGTGCTGGCGCAGGGCGCCCAGCCGGAGGAATGGCCGGTGCTGCCCAAGCCCGATGTGGCATGGAGGATCGTGGATTGGCTCGTCCGCCGCTAG
- the queA gene encoding tRNA preQ1(34) S-adenosylmethionine ribosyltransferase-isomerase QueA — translation MTGNDKGIVPEDDRLESYRFHLPEDQIAQHPAPERGGSRLLVLDRRASGPGTLTHARFADLCDHLPEGCLLVANNSKVLPARLLGVRPTGGKVEFLLLTPLPLLEELAGGDSGMGDAARKSDGLRDEGAGWRSVPAEGLLRASKKIRPGDVMDFGPHLRVEVIQPGDFGRSTVRLHWRGELRQLFLQQGHLPLPPYIRRETGAATPDAPEDRDRYQTVYADDSRLGSVAAPTAGLHFTDGLRARLAATDRQWAEVTLYVGYGTFSPVRCADIRQHAMHREYIEVSEATAAAIRAAKAEGRPVVTVGTTSTRTLEGTVRACGEVRAFTGWTDIFIKPGYRFTVADHIITNFHLPESSLLMLVSAFAGRTRVLSAYAEAVARGYRFFSYGDAMLLL, via the coding sequence ATGACCGGGAACGACAAGGGCATCGTGCCCGAGGACGACCGGCTGGAATCGTACCGCTTCCACCTGCCGGAAGACCAGATAGCCCAGCACCCCGCGCCGGAGCGGGGCGGTTCGCGCCTGCTGGTGCTGGATCGCAGGGCGTCTGGCCCGGGCACGCTGACCCACGCCCGTTTCGCGGACCTGTGCGATCATCTGCCGGAAGGCTGTCTGCTGGTGGCCAACAACTCCAAGGTACTGCCCGCCCGACTGCTGGGGGTGCGCCCCACCGGCGGCAAGGTGGAATTTCTGCTGCTGACTCCCCTGCCCTTGCTGGAGGAACTGGCCGGTGGCGACAGCGGGATGGGTGATGCCGCCCGCAAGTCCGACGGCCTGCGCGATGAAGGGGCTGGCTGGCGCTCCGTCCCTGCCGAAGGGCTGCTGCGCGCCTCCAAGAAGATCCGCCCCGGCGATGTCATGGATTTCGGCCCGCACCTGCGCGTGGAGGTCATCCAGCCCGGCGACTTCGGGCGCAGCACGGTGCGCCTGCACTGGCGGGGCGAGTTGCGCCAGTTGTTCCTGCAACAGGGCCACCTGCCCCTGCCCCCGTACATCCGACGCGAAACCGGCGCAGCCACGCCCGACGCGCCGGAAGACCGAGACCGCTACCAGACCGTGTACGCCGACGACAGCCGCCTTGGCTCCGTGGCGGCACCCACCGCAGGCCTGCACTTTACCGACGGCCTGCGGGCCCGCCTTGCCGCAACCGACAGGCAGTGGGCGGAAGTGACCCTGTACGTGGGCTACGGCACCTTCAGCCCGGTGCGCTGTGCGGACATCCGCCAGCACGCCATGCACCGCGAATACATCGAGGTCAGCGAGGCCACCGCCGCCGCCATCCGCGCTGCCAAGGCGGAAGGCAGGCCGGTGGTCACCGTGGGCACCACCTCCACCCGCACCCTGGAAGGCACGGTGCGTGCCTGCGGCGAGGTGCGCGCCTTCACCGGCTGGACGGACATCTTCATCAAGCCCGGCTACCGGTTCACGGTGGCGGACCACATCATCACCAATTTCCACTTGCCGGAATCGTCGCTGCTGATGCTGGTTTCCGCCTTTGCCGGGCGCACGCGGGTGCTGTCCGCCTATGCAGAGGCGGTGGCGCGCGGATACCGGTTTTTCTCATACGGCGACGCAATGCTGCTGTTGTGA
- a CDS encoding 4Fe-4S binding protein, translating into MSRVVFLDERCKGCLLCTTVCPKGIIVQSSRFNRQGYKVAEVPADAMKDCTGCASCALICPDVAIRVIKSRKAKKAGKE; encoded by the coding sequence ATGTCACGGGTCGTATTTCTGGACGAGCGCTGCAAGGGGTGCCTGCTGTGCACCACGGTGTGCCCAAAGGGCATCATCGTGCAGTCCTCGCGCTTCAACAGGCAGGGCTACAAGGTCGCCGAGGTTCCGGCGGATGCCATGAAGGACTGTACCGGCTGCGCCTCGTGCGCGCTGATCTGCCCGGACGTCGCCATCCGCGTCATCAAGTCGCGCAAGGCCAAGAAGGCCGGGAAGGAGTAG
- a CDS encoding 3-methyl-2-oxobutanoate dehydrogenase subunit VorB yields MPHNTTDTGTPERIFIKGNEAIAHGALAAGCRCYFGYPITPQNDIPEMMSYALPDAGGEFVQAESEVASANMLLGAAAAGIRALTSSSSPGISLMQEAISYMAGSELPGVIVNMNRGGPGLGDIGPSQGDYFQSVKGGGHGDYKLLVLAPATCQECYDMMVQAFDLAFKYRNPVMVLGDAIVGQMKEPVTPWKPAAVPPTEAADWRLEGARGRKPRLLKSLFLEDGALAGQNRHLQAKYADMQAEARAESFLTDDAELIVVAYGSIGRIAKSAIRKLRAQGHKVGLVRPQTLFPFPGALLRGLAEQGKRFLTIEHNCGQMVEDVRLSIRGIVDSAFYGHMPGEMPGSDDFLAPILDAMGGK; encoded by the coding sequence ATGCCGCACAACACAACCGACACGGGCACGCCGGAACGCATCTTCATCAAGGGCAACGAGGCCATCGCCCACGGCGCGCTGGCTGCTGGCTGCCGCTGCTACTTCGGCTACCCCATCACCCCGCAGAACGACATTCCGGAAATGATGTCCTACGCCCTGCCCGACGCAGGCGGCGAATTCGTGCAGGCGGAAAGCGAAGTGGCCTCGGCCAACATGCTGCTGGGCGCGGCCGCCGCGGGCATCCGCGCGCTGACCTCGTCGTCCAGCCCCGGCATCTCGCTGATGCAGGAAGCCATTTCGTACATGGCGGGCAGCGAACTGCCCGGCGTCATCGTGAACATGAACCGCGGCGGCCCCGGCCTTGGCGACATCGGCCCCTCGCAGGGCGACTACTTTCAGTCGGTGAAGGGCGGCGGCCACGGCGACTACAAGCTGCTGGTGCTGGCCCCGGCCACCTGCCAGGAATGCTACGACATGATGGTGCAGGCCTTCGACCTGGCCTTCAAGTACCGCAACCCGGTCATGGTGCTGGGCGACGCCATCGTGGGCCAGATGAAGGAACCGGTCACCCCGTGGAAGCCTGCCGCCGTGCCGCCCACCGAAGCAGCCGACTGGCGGCTGGAAGGGGCCAGGGGGCGCAAGCCGCGCCTGCTGAAGTCGCTGTTCCTTGAAGACGGCGCGCTGGCAGGCCAGAACCGCCACTTGCAGGCCAAGTACGCCGACATGCAGGCCGAGGCCAGGGCAGAAAGCTTTCTGACCGACGATGCGGAACTGATCGTGGTGGCCTACGGGTCCATCGGGCGCATCGCAAAGTCCGCCATCCGCAAGCTGCGCGCCCAGGGCCACAAGGTGGGCCTGGTGCGGCCGCAGACGCTGTTCCCCTTCCCCGGTGCGCTGCTGCGCGGCCTGGCGGAGCAGGGAAAGCGCTTCCTGACCATCGAGCACAACTGCGGCCAGATGGTGGAGGACGTGCGGCTTTCCATTCGCGGCATCGTGGATTCGGCCTTCTACGGGCACATGCCGGGCGAAATGCCCGGTTCTGACGATTTCCTCGCGCCCATTCTGGACGCCATGGGGGGCAAGTGA
- a CDS encoding thiamine pyrophosphate-dependent enzyme: protein MQADERLALADDEQMAFEVPDVLVDRATHYCPGCHHGIAHRLVAEVLEEMDVVDDTICVASIGCSVFIYNYLAVDSVEAPHGRAPAVATGVKRSRMDKIVFAYQGDGDLASIGLAEVMHAANRGERITIVFVNNTVYGMTGGQMAPTTLIGQKTTTCPGGRCRDREGMPIRMAEIIAGLGGVAYSARASLDSVKNIRAAKKAVRKAFDVQQQGLGFGFVELLSGCPTNWRMDAVKANTRIREEMIPYFPLGVYKDVTEGEGVC from the coding sequence ATGCAGGCTGACGAAAGACTGGCGCTCGCCGACGACGAGCAGATGGCCTTCGAGGTTCCCGACGTGCTGGTGGACCGCGCCACCCACTACTGCCCCGGTTGCCACCACGGCATCGCCCACCGCCTGGTGGCCGAAGTGCTGGAGGAAATGGACGTGGTGGACGACACCATCTGCGTGGCCTCCATCGGCTGTTCGGTGTTCATCTACAACTACCTGGCCGTGGATTCGGTAGAGGCCCCGCACGGGCGCGCCCCTGCCGTGGCCACCGGCGTCAAGCGCAGCCGCATGGACAAGATCGTGTTCGCCTATCAGGGCGACGGCGACCTTGCCTCCATCGGCCTCGCCGAGGTGATGCACGCCGCCAACCGGGGCGAGCGCATCACCATCGTGTTCGTGAACAACACCGTGTACGGCATGACCGGCGGCCAGATGGCCCCCACCACCCTCATCGGCCAGAAGACCACCACCTGCCCCGGCGGCCGCTGCCGCGACCGCGAGGGCATGCCCATCCGCATGGCCGAAATCATTGCCGGGCTTGGCGGGGTGGCCTATTCCGCCCGCGCCTCGCTGGACAGCGTCAAGAACATCCGCGCCGCCAAGAAGGCCGTGCGCAAGGCCTTTGACGTGCAGCAGCAGGGACTGGGCTTCGGGTTCGTTGAACTGCTGTCCGGCTGCCCCACCAACTGGCGCATGGACGCGGTGAAGGCCAATACCCGCATTCGCGAAGAGATGATCCCCTACTTTCCGCTGGGGGTGTACAAGGACGTGACCGAAGGCGAGGGGGTGTGCTGA
- a CDS encoding 2-oxoacid:acceptor oxidoreductase family protein, with the protein MALYQDVIMAGFGGQGVMLIGNLLAYAGMNAGLNVTYIPVYGPEMRGGTANCTVVVSDEDIGSPIIQRPKSLIVMNQPSLDKFQPRLEDGGVQVLNSSLVDASQAEARVRTVAVPANEIADKLGNTKMANMVALGAYVRATGVVDLDVVKKSLASVISAHYSHLIPKNADALQAGFDHAG; encoded by the coding sequence ATGGCGCTCTACCAGGACGTGATCATGGCCGGCTTCGGCGGTCAGGGCGTGATGCTGATCGGCAACCTGCTGGCCTACGCGGGCATGAACGCCGGGCTGAACGTGACGTACATTCCCGTGTACGGGCCGGAAATGCGCGGCGGCACCGCCAACTGCACGGTGGTGGTGTCTGACGAGGACATCGGTTCACCCATCATCCAGCGGCCCAAGAGCCTCATCGTCATGAACCAGCCGTCGCTGGACAAGTTCCAACCCCGGCTGGAAGACGGCGGGGTACAGGTGCTCAATTCGTCGCTGGTGGATGCATCGCAGGCCGAGGCGCGCGTGCGCACCGTGGCCGTGCCCGCCAACGAGATCGCCGACAAGCTGGGCAACACCAAGATGGCCAACATGGTGGCGCTGGGCGCTTACGTGCGGGCCACCGGCGTGGTGGACCTGGACGTGGTGAAGAAGAGCCTGGCCAGCGTCATTTCCGCCCACTACAGCCATCTGATTCCCAAAAACGCGGATGCGTTGCAGGCGGGCTTTGACCACGCCGGGTAA